A section of the Engraulis encrasicolus isolate BLACKSEA-1 chromosome 8, IST_EnEncr_1.0, whole genome shotgun sequence genome encodes:
- the dusp14 gene encoding dual specificity protein phosphatase 14, with protein MGSRSQGFLHHHHHHHHNHHQHQRTSMVPATIPRLLPDSTSSILGGIAQITPSLFLSRGNVASNRSLLLSKGITCVVNATIELPNFNWPHVEYVKVPLADAPHSPIALYFDSIADKIHSVGRKRGAVLVHCAAGVSRSASLCLAYLMKYHRVSLAEAHAWVKARRPVIRPNGGFWRQLIEYERKLFGRSSVKMVQTPYGVVPDVYERDRRNLVPYWSM; from the coding sequence ATGGGCTCCCGTAGCCAGGGgttcctgcaccaccaccaccaccaccaccataaccaccaccagcaccagcgcaCCTCCATGGTCCCGGCCACCATCCCGCGCCTCCTGCCCGACTCCACGAGCAGCATTCTGGGCGGCATCGCCCAGATCACCCCCTCGCTCTTCCTCAGCCGGGGCAACGTGGCCTCCAACCGCAGCCTGCTTCTCTCCAAGGGCATCACCTGCGTGGTCAACGCCACCATTGAGCTGCCCAACTTCAACTGGCCCCACGTGGAGTACGTGAAGGTGCCGCTGGCCGACGCGCCGCACTCGCCCATCGCCCTCTACTTTGACAGCATCGCCGACAAGATCCACAGCGTCGGGCGCAAGCGCGGCGCCGTGCTGGTGCACTGCGCGGCCGGCGTGAGCCGCTCGGCCTCGCTGTGCCTGGCCTACCTCATGAAGTACCACCGCGTCTCGCTGGCCGAGGCCCACGCTTGGGTGAAGGCGCGGCGGCCCGTCATCCGGCCCAACGGCGGCTTCTGGCGGCAGCTGATCGAGTACGAGCGCAAGTTGTTTGGCCGCAGCTCCGTCAAGATGGTGCAGACGCCCTACGGGGTGGTGCCCGACGTGTATGAGAGGGACCGCAGGAACCTGGTGCCCTACTGGAGCATGTAG